A single window of Syntrophotalea acetylenica DNA harbors:
- a CDS encoding transposase, with translation MPRQSRIDFPGLLHHVIVRGIEKRSIFLDDQDREELLSRLSRLLAETETDCFAWALLDSHFHLLLQPSATKLSQFMRRLLTGYAVVFNLRHGRVGHLFQNRYKSIVCDGDVYLLELVRYIHLNPLRAGIVKSVESLEDYPWCGHRELLGKTFRSVINDRQVLPLFAKRLRAARQQYTRFIADGVDAPSANLSAGGKRASLDLDPDLDDDSLFDDRVLGGGDFVERVLRHADQFPVGEKRSLRELMDLVASHYGVEPAALSQSGKNRNLAGAKAVICYVAIRKWGLKGVDVGPVLAYTPAAVSHAANRGESIFQEGTELRKKLKTIL, from the coding sequence ATGCCCAGACAATCCCGCATAGATTTCCCCGGCCTTTTACACCATGTCATCGTCAGAGGAATTGAGAAACGCTCGATTTTTCTCGATGATCAAGATCGCGAGGAGCTCCTCTCCCGCCTTTCACGGTTGCTGGCCGAGACGGAGACGGATTGCTTTGCCTGGGCGCTGCTTGATTCCCATTTTCATCTCTTGTTGCAGCCGAGTGCCACCAAGCTTTCCCAATTCATGCGTCGCCTGCTGACCGGCTACGCCGTGGTTTTCAACCTGCGGCACGGCCGTGTCGGGCATCTGTTTCAGAATCGGTATAAATCGATTGTCTGCGACGGGGATGTCTATCTTCTGGAATTGGTGAGGTACATCCACCTGAATCCGCTGCGGGCCGGCATCGTGAAATCGGTTGAGTCCCTTGAAGATTATCCCTGGTGCGGGCATCGCGAACTGCTGGGCAAAACTTTTCGGTCGGTGATTAACGACAGGCAGGTTCTGCCGCTTTTCGCCAAGCGCCTCAGGGCAGCCAGGCAACAGTATACCCGTTTTATCGCCGACGGAGTAGACGCCCCTTCGGCCAACCTCTCCGCTGGCGGTAAACGGGCCAGCCTGGATCTCGATCCTGATCTCGACGACGATAGCCTTTTCGATGATCGCGTTCTGGGGGGCGGAGATTTTGTTGAACGGGTTTTGCGGCATGCCGACCAGTTCCCTGTCGGAGAGAAACGCTCTCTTAGAGAGCTCATGGATCTGGTCGCGAGCCATTATGGCGTCGAACCCGCAGCCCTGAGTCAGTCGGGTAAAAATCGAAATCTTGCCGGGGCAAAAGCGGTCATTTGCTATGTGGCGATCAGGAAATGGGGTTTAAAAGGGGTCGATGTTGGCCCGGTCTTGGCTTATACCCCCGCCGCTGTTTCGCATGCCGCCAACAGAGGGGAGTCTATTTTTCAGGAAGGGACGGAATTGAGAAAAAAATTAAAGACGATTTTATAA
- a CDS encoding DUF3427 domain-containing protein: protein MSGQFPHGIYDALIDEYLSDALAKHPELRSVFGKIVPEEQPGRYSAFVAKVLEQALREESDPEKRLALCNRILAQVAQDPGKEHLEKHRLAPREKPLLLEITPPNYGKSGIPRPHTPLAESSLFTGSPQEPQLAHELLQEMGSADGVDILVSFIKWSGLRLLLPAFEDLRDRQVPVRLITTSYMGASDAPAVEWLARLPNVEVRVSYDTERTRLHAKAYHFKRNSGFSTAYIGSANMSQAAITSGLEWNLKVTAQDMAHILEKFSVEFETYWNSREFVSFDPARPELFRAAIARGKNGNTNGPAVFFDLRPHPFQERILEALERERTSHGRWRNLVIAATGTGKTVVAAFDFKRFFDQKQKQARLLFVAHRQEILQQARTTFAHVLRDQNFGELQVGQFQATRLEHLFCSVGMLNSRRLWEQVGSGFYDYIVADEAHHGTASSYRALFDHFAPQILLGLTATPERMDGDNVAADFGNRFAAEIRLPEALEEKLLCPFHYFGVADPIAINGEQFWRNGKYDASALENVYVLDSVRAKQRVDAIIAALHRYEPDLTALKGIGFCVTIKHAEFMAESFTSLGIPAAAFVSGVDGDRCRELLADLKSGRLTFLFTVDKLSEGVDVPEVNTVLFLRPTESLTVFLQQLGRGLRHAPGKDCLTVLDFVGQAHRRYRVDTKLKALLPRHRFSIDKEVEQDFPHLPAGCSIQLDRLSRQYVLENIKENLGRLAVQVPDRLQTFSSESGQELTFGNFIRYHDYEPEVLLARESWSGWKAKAQLAPIPADPDLARLKKTLLRASFINGPAELTRLRQVLAKVAQGAIDEALAVAGDAVMSVYYRLWGDKGSKLGIASLDDAFRRLARNPSILADLDEILAWSQDTTEVSGLIPQLPIACPLELHAHYGGKEIQAVFGRANLDTAGQTGVGSFHFADVKTYVLLVTFQKTEKEFSPSTMYADYPISRELMHWESQANTAQHHTDGQNLIHHRERGYTILVFARDQKRRNGVTVPFTYLGPVDMVRYESDRPIKMVWRLRYPMPVEMFEDNRRGG, encoded by the coding sequence GTGAGTGGACAGTTTCCCCATGGCATCTACGACGCACTTATTGATGAGTATTTAAGTGATGCTTTAGCTAAACACCCGGAGCTAAGGTCTGTTTTCGGGAAAATTGTCCCAGAAGAGCAGCCTGGTCGTTACTCCGCATTTGTTGCAAAGGTGTTGGAACAAGCACTAAGAGAGGAATCCGACCCGGAGAAACGGCTTGCGCTTTGCAACAGGATTCTAGCCCAAGTTGCTCAAGATCCGGGGAAAGAACACCTTGAAAAACATCGACTTGCCCCAAGAGAAAAGCCTCTCCTGCTAGAAATCACCCCGCCCAATTATGGAAAATCAGGAATCCCTCGTCCCCACACCCCGTTAGCTGAAAGCAGCCTTTTTACCGGCTCCCCTCAAGAACCTCAATTAGCCCATGAACTGCTTCAAGAGATGGGCTCCGCCGATGGGGTGGATATCCTCGTTTCATTCATCAAGTGGTCGGGACTGCGCCTGCTGCTGCCGGCCTTCGAGGACCTGCGTGACCGGCAGGTGCCGGTGCGCCTGATCACGACCTCTTACATGGGGGCCTCCGATGCCCCGGCCGTGGAGTGGCTGGCCCGGTTGCCGAATGTCGAGGTGCGCGTTTCCTACGATACCGAGCGCACCCGGCTCCATGCCAAGGCGTATCACTTCAAACGCAACAGCGGTTTCTCTACAGCCTACATTGGCTCAGCCAACATGTCCCAGGCGGCCATCACCAGCGGCCTGGAATGGAACCTCAAGGTCACGGCGCAGGACATGGCGCATATCCTGGAGAAGTTCTCCGTCGAATTCGAGACCTATTGGAACAGCCGCGAGTTCGTCTCCTTCGATCCAGCGCGGCCGGAGCTATTTCGTGCAGCCATTGCTCGCGGCAAGAATGGGAACACCAATGGCCCGGCAGTTTTCTTCGATTTGCGCCCGCACCCCTTTCAGGAACGCATCCTGGAGGCGCTGGAACGTGAGCGCACTTCCCATGGTCGCTGGCGCAACCTGGTCATCGCCGCCACTGGTACGGGCAAAACGGTGGTCGCCGCCTTCGATTTCAAGCGCTTCTTCGATCAGAAGCAGAAGCAGGCCCGGCTGCTCTTCGTGGCCCATCGCCAGGAGATTCTCCAGCAGGCCCGCACCACTTTTGCCCATGTCCTGCGTGACCAGAATTTCGGAGAACTGCAGGTCGGTCAGTTTCAGGCCACTCGCCTGGAGCACCTCTTCTGCTCCGTCGGCATGCTGAACAGCCGACGGCTCTGGGAACAGGTGGGGAGCGGCTTTTACGATTACATCGTGGCCGACGAGGCCCACCACGGCACCGCCAGCAGTTATCGGGCGCTCTTCGACCACTTTGCCCCGCAGATTCTCCTCGGCCTAACCGCCACCCCGGAACGGATGGACGGTGATAACGTGGCCGCCGATTTCGGCAATCGTTTCGCCGCCGAGATCCGCCTTCCGGAAGCTCTGGAGGAAAAGCTCCTCTGTCCCTTCCATTATTTCGGCGTGGCCGACCCGATCGCCATCAACGGCGAGCAGTTCTGGCGCAACGGCAAGTACGATGCCTCGGCCCTGGAAAACGTCTATGTGCTCGATAGCGTCCGCGCCAAACAGCGCGTCGATGCCATCATTGCAGCGCTCCATCGCTACGAGCCCGATCTGACCGCCCTCAAGGGGATCGGTTTCTGTGTCACCATCAAGCATGCCGAGTTCATGGCAGAGTCCTTCACGAGCCTGGGAATCCCTGCCGCTGCCTTTGTTTCCGGGGTGGACGGTGATCGTTGCCGGGAGCTGCTGGCTGACTTGAAAAGCGGCCGCCTCACCTTCCTCTTTACCGTGGACAAACTCAGTGAAGGGGTGGACGTGCCGGAGGTCAACACGGTGCTGTTCCTCCGCCCTACGGAGAGTTTGACCGTCTTTCTCCAGCAGCTCGGGCGCGGCCTGCGCCATGCTCCGGGCAAGGACTGCCTCACCGTGCTCGACTTCGTCGGTCAGGCCCACCGCCGCTACCGGGTCGACACCAAGCTGAAAGCGCTCCTCCCCCGGCATCGGTTTTCCATCGACAAGGAAGTGGAGCAGGATTTCCCCCACCTCCCGGCCGGCTGCTCCATTCAGCTCGACCGCCTCTCCCGGCAGTACGTGCTGGAGAACATCAAGGAGAACCTCGGCCGCCTGGCCGTGCAGGTGCCCGATCGGCTGCAGACCTTCAGTAGCGAAAGCGGCCAGGAGCTGACCTTCGGCAACTTCATCCGCTACCACGATTACGAACCGGAAGTGCTCCTGGCCAGGGAATCCTGGTCGGGATGGAAGGCCAAGGCTCAGTTGGCGCCGATCCCCGCCGATCCAGATTTGGCACGGCTGAAAAAGACTCTGTTGCGCGCCTCCTTCATCAATGGTCCAGCGGAGCTTACCCGGTTGCGGCAGGTGCTTGCCAAGGTTGCCCAGGGTGCCATTGACGAGGCGCTGGCCGTGGCAGGGGATGCGGTCATGTCGGTGTACTATCGGCTGTGGGGAGACAAGGGGAGCAAGCTCGGCATCGCCTCTCTGGACGATGCGTTCCGCCGTTTGGCACGCAATCCTTCGATCCTGGCTGACCTGGACGAAATCCTTGCCTGGTCGCAGGACACCACCGAGGTCAGCGGCCTGATTCCGCAACTCCCCATCGCTTGTCCGCTGGAGCTGCACGCCCACTACGGCGGCAAGGAGATTCAGGCGGTCTTCGGCCGGGCAAATCTGGATACAGCCGGGCAGACCGGTGTCGGCTCGTTCCACTTTGCTGACGTAAAGACCTATGTGCTGCTGGTCACCTTTCAGAAGACCGAGAAGGAGTTCTCACCGAGTACCATGTACGCCGATTACCCCATCAGCAGGGAGCTTATGCACTGGGAGTCACAGGCGAATACCGCGCAGCATCACACGGACGGGCAGAACCTGATTCACCATCGGGAGCGGGGTTACACGATCCTGGTCTTTGCCCGTGACCAGAAGAGACGCAATGGCGTCACGGTGCCGTTTACCTATCTGGGGCCGGTGGATATGGTGCGTTACGAGAGCGACCGGCCGATCAAAATGGTGTGGCGGTTGCGGTATCCGATGCCGGTGGAGATGTTTGAGGATAATCGGCGGGGTGGTTAA
- a CDS encoding (deoxy)nucleoside triphosphate pyrophosphohydrolase, whose translation MKHIHVTCAIIERDGLVLAAQRSEGMSMPLKWEFPGGKIDPGESPEECLRRELLEEMSIQVGIEESLPASTHNYQKFAITLYPFICSLKTEEIVLHEHAALAWLPAGELHCLDWAEADLPVVDSYLVACGVQS comes from the coding sequence ATGAAACACATTCACGTAACCTGCGCCATCATCGAACGTGACGGCCTTGTCCTTGCCGCCCAACGGAGCGAGGGCATGAGTATGCCGCTCAAATGGGAGTTCCCCGGTGGAAAGATCGATCCGGGAGAGTCTCCTGAGGAATGCCTTCGGCGGGAATTGCTTGAAGAGATGAGCATTCAGGTTGGCATCGAAGAGAGCCTTCCTGCCAGCACCCACAATTATCAGAAGTTTGCGATTACGCTTTATCCGTTTATCTGTTCGCTCAAGACGGAGGAGATTGTTCTTCACGAGCACGCAGCCCTGGCTTGGTTGCCAGCGGGAGAACTTCACTGTCTCGACTGGGCTGAAGCAGATTTGCCCGTCGTTGATTCCTATCTTGTAGCTTGTGGGGTTCAGTCGTGA
- a CDS encoding glycerol kinase encodes MGLVKQVSTTALAKILNIPTKELFANLLALGLIEKDEEKWILTKEGEKAGGDYKESPQYGKYIVWPEDLNLNPPNTTENKPSPNLLTATAIGQAFELSANKINFILSELGWLNKGLKGWIVTEQGKKQGGIQAEDRKSGIPYVRWPDLIIESKSLIETIGQVKGTDDTQPAQAVDNGTDSETEPVGFRDKFEAKHRSADGHFVRSKAEMLIDNWLYMAEIVHAYERKLPIEEDVYSDFYIPTGKVYIEYWGYENDQKYIARKAKKIEIYKKYGFNLIELQDKEVQNIDDILPRLLLKYGVQAY; translated from the coding sequence ATAGGGTTGGTGAAACAAGTATCAACAACGGCACTAGCAAAAATACTCAATATCCCCACAAAAGAGTTATTTGCAAATTTGTTGGCCCTCGGCCTCATTGAAAAGGACGAGGAAAAGTGGATTTTGACAAAAGAGGGAGAAAAAGCAGGCGGGGATTATAAAGAATCTCCACAATATGGAAAGTACATAGTTTGGCCGGAAGATCTCAACCTCAACCCTCCAAATACCACCGAGAACAAACCTTCCCCAAATTTGCTCACGGCGACAGCCATCGGGCAAGCCTTTGAATTATCGGCAAACAAGATCAACTTTATCCTTTCGGAACTCGGCTGGCTGAATAAAGGCCTTAAAGGTTGGATTGTCACGGAGCAAGGGAAAAAACAAGGTGGCATTCAGGCAGAGGATAGAAAATCTGGGATACCCTACGTTCGTTGGCCTGATTTGATTATTGAATCCAAGTCGCTCATTGAAACGATTGGTCAGGTCAAAGGGACAGATGATACCCAACCCGCCCAAGCTGTCGACAATGGCACTGACTCTGAAACGGAACCAGTGGGATTTAGAGATAAATTTGAGGCAAAGCACCGAAGCGCTGATGGCCATTTTGTTCGGTCCAAGGCAGAAATGCTTATCGATAATTGGTTATACATGGCGGAAATCGTCCATGCATATGAAAGAAAATTGCCGATAGAGGAAGATGTTTATTCAGATTTTTATATCCCGACAGGAAAAGTTTACATTGAATATTGGGGGTATGAGAACGACCAAAAGTACATCGCCAGAAAGGCAAAGAAAATTGAGATCTATAAAAAATATGGATTCAACCTTATCGAGCTTCAGGATAAGGAAGTGCAAAATATAGACGATATATTGCCCCGGTTATTGTTGAAGTATGGTGTTCAAGCGTATTGA
- a CDS encoding DUF2726 domain-containing protein, with product MFGGLSYSFKNRSALVRRGRFLFFWRSMNSLLFLLAIFAVLAVIAALFKKQSKGPSEEATYEARQKLFSPAERSFFGVLEQAVAGQFRVMGKVRLGDLIQPAKGLTRSQRTGAWNRIHQKHVDFVLCQPDTLAVAGVVELDDASHRRKDRSARDAFVDKALSTAGIPIAHFAVCKGYSVQEVTTKLAEVLSLGSVVSEPVALSGVVQEGQGVLEEMSAENVAVGLAQEQASEQVPPICLACSAPMVKRLAKKGPNAGKWFWACSAFPKCRKIQIIG from the coding sequence TTGTTCGGGGGATTATCGTATAGTTTTAAAAACCGCTCGGCGCTGGTGAGGCGCGGGCGGTTTTTGTTTTTTTGGAGGTCCATGAACAGTCTACTTTTTTTGCTGGCTATCTTCGCTGTCCTGGCGGTGATAGCTGCACTTTTCAAGAAGCAGTCCAAGGGCCCATCGGAAGAAGCGACATATGAAGCCCGGCAGAAATTATTCAGTCCGGCGGAACGTTCCTTCTTCGGGGTCTTGGAACAGGCGGTTGCGGGGCAATTCCGCGTTATGGGCAAAGTCCGCCTGGGGGATCTGATCCAGCCGGCCAAAGGCCTCACTCGCAGTCAACGAACCGGAGCCTGGAATCGCATTCACCAGAAACACGTCGATTTTGTTCTTTGTCAGCCGGACACCCTGGCTGTGGCGGGGGTGGTGGAACTGGACGATGCCTCCCATCGGCGCAAGGACCGGAGCGCAAGGGATGCGTTTGTCGACAAGGCTCTGAGCACCGCAGGTATTCCCATCGCGCACTTTGCCGTCTGCAAGGGGTATTCGGTGCAGGAGGTCACGACGAAGCTGGCGGAGGTCCTTTCTTTGGGTTCGGTGGTTTCTGAACCTGTGGCCTTGTCGGGTGTTGTGCAGGAGGGGCAGGGGGTGTTGGAAGAGATGTCTGCCGAAAATGTGGCTGTTGGATTAGCACAAGAGCAAGCAAGTGAGCAGGTACCGCCCATCTGTTTGGCTTGCAGTGCCCCGATGGTGAAACGGCTGGCTAAGAAAGGACCGAATGCCGGCAAGTGGTTTTGGGCGTGTTCGGCGTTTCCGAAGTGCCGGAAGATTCAGATCATTGGCTAA
- a CDS encoding Sir2 family NAD-dependent protein deacetylase has translation MAEDKVGRNDPCPCGSGLKYKKCCLGQRRDAPSGQTPADMFAEIRQALQGRDFESLEEANAFLKTHMQQRNQQSVADFAGLSAQQMHQLLYDPYDSPGLVRFSEILSAEPVAPILTLFRLLAEAVGEQGLKPTAKGNLPRHFCREAALAYFGEEACRERTRYGNINKEEDFFDLHVTRLVAEAAGLLRKYKGRFILSRNCRNLLSHNGYAAIHPLLLRAYTQKFNWAYRDRYPEIPFLQQAFLFTLFLLHRHGDQWRDAAFYEDHFLQAFPMLLDEMAPASAYDPEQELRTCYTLRTLECFAQFLGLAELESIPREKSLLHDYRVRKTVLLDEAVRFQGGRRRRATDNEYETGSIRKLRIKTRWTNRHWSQKGPLSMVKIQSLEPVRCAALIRQARCVVALTGAGISTAAGIPDFRGPQGLYVTRRYDPEKVFEIGWFRRSPQYFYEFSRDFVDTVKDIRPTFTHRWLAEREQTGCLAGVITQNIDILHQQAGSRKVIELHGSYRSATCTACGTQYADLSYAWWQQAMAASPTPPLALCSRCNGVLKPDIVFFGELVDHYSPAEQLVRQCDLLLVLGSSLKVTPASFLPHQTQATTIVVNRGPVLLPPAPHRYFVDRDLDAYFREVAESLRG, from the coding sequence ATGGCGGAGGACAAAGTCGGCCGTAACGATCCCTGCCCCTGCGGCAGTGGACTGAAGTACAAGAAATGCTGCCTGGGCCAGCGCCGGGATGCCCCCTCTGGTCAGACCCCGGCGGACATGTTTGCTGAAATCCGTCAGGCGTTGCAAGGGCGCGATTTCGAATCGCTCGAAGAGGCCAACGCCTTCCTCAAGACCCATATGCAGCAGCGCAACCAGCAGTCTGTGGCCGATTTTGCCGGCCTGTCGGCGCAGCAGATGCATCAGCTGCTCTACGACCCTTATGATTCGCCGGGCCTGGTGCGTTTTTCCGAAATCCTGTCCGCGGAGCCCGTGGCACCGATCCTGACCCTGTTCCGGTTGCTGGCGGAGGCCGTCGGCGAGCAGGGGCTGAAGCCCACCGCCAAAGGCAACCTGCCGCGTCATTTCTGCCGGGAGGCGGCCCTCGCTTACTTCGGCGAAGAGGCCTGCCGCGAGCGGACGCGGTATGGCAATATCAACAAGGAAGAGGATTTCTTCGACCTGCACGTCACCCGTCTGGTGGCCGAGGCGGCGGGACTGCTGCGCAAATACAAAGGCCGTTTCATCCTCAGCCGCAACTGCCGCAACCTTCTTTCCCACAACGGATACGCCGCCATCCATCCGCTCCTGCTGCGGGCTTACACGCAAAAGTTCAACTGGGCCTACCGGGACCGCTACCCGGAGATTCCCTTTTTGCAGCAGGCCTTCCTTTTCACCCTGTTTCTGCTGCACCGCCACGGCGATCAATGGCGCGATGCGGCTTTTTACGAAGACCACTTTCTGCAGGCATTCCCCATGCTGCTTGACGAGATGGCACCCGCATCGGCATACGATCCGGAGCAGGAGCTGCGCACCTGCTACACTCTGCGCACTCTCGAATGTTTCGCCCAATTTCTGGGTCTTGCCGAATTGGAATCGATCCCTCGGGAAAAATCGCTTCTGCATGATTACCGGGTGAGAAAAACGGTTCTTCTTGACGAGGCGGTACGGTTTCAGGGGGGTAGGCGCCGACGGGCCACTGACAATGAATACGAGACAGGGTCCATCCGGAAGCTCCGGATAAAAACGAGATGGACAAATCGGCATTGGTCTCAGAAAGGGCCACTCTCGATGGTAAAAATTCAGTCACTTGAGCCGGTACGCTGCGCCGCGTTGATCCGGCAGGCCCGCTGTGTGGTTGCTCTTACCGGTGCCGGCATCTCCACGGCAGCGGGCATCCCGGATTTCCGGGGACCGCAGGGGCTGTATGTAACCCGGCGGTACGATCCCGAGAAGGTCTTCGAGATCGGCTGGTTTCGGCGCAGCCCGCAGTATTTTTACGAATTCTCGCGGGATTTCGTCGACACCGTGAAGGATATCCGGCCGACCTTTACCCACCGCTGGCTGGCTGAACGGGAACAGACGGGTTGCCTGGCCGGGGTGATCACCCAGAATATCGACATCCTCCACCAACAGGCCGGCAGCCGCAAGGTTATCGAACTGCACGGCTCCTACCGCAGTGCCACCTGCACTGCTTGTGGCACACAGTATGCGGACCTCAGCTACGCCTGGTGGCAGCAGGCCATGGCCGCCAGTCCCACACCCCCGCTGGCTCTGTGCTCCCGCTGCAACGGCGTACTCAAGCCCGACATCGTGTTTTTCGGCGAACTGGTCGACCATTACTCACCGGCCGAGCAGCTGGTAAGGCAGTGCGATCTGCTGCTGGTGCTCGGTTCCTCCCTCAAGGTCACCCCCGCCTCGTTCCTCCCGCATCAGACGCAAGCCACCACCATCGTCGTCAACCGTGGACCGGTGCTGCTGCCACCAGCACCCCACCGTTATTTTGTAGATCGCGACCTCGACGCCTATTTCCGGGAAGTGGCGGAGTCCTTGCGAGGATAA
- a CDS encoding autotransporter outer membrane beta-barrel domain-containing protein, protein MKTTVLKKWGLVLSACLLWAAPAAAVGNYTTIFSESFDDSPFVDRGWTTQDLQGSGMTWSWYSSVSTFRLSSDISSGGVVGADSDVHYNYYWDAALVSPAIDLGAAREVILRFAGNFQTFALSDRAFLDISTDSGATWTNLATKNSDDPAGGLLQEFFLNDYLGQTVQLRWRYVTGGTWEWFWYLDNILVYAMLGVEFPFAPATANQAAILASLTGLTEGAEGQTLDDLQALADLGDGAFQRGLDALSPEPYAALRDVSLQLTRRFAGIARSRTERLGDSARTLAGMPRHYAAANSVMSDVDYIAGEDSNGLWAQPFLLRADQDGSGGRFGYRHNAYGFVLGFDRRIGSNGLAGAFFGYGNGDVRYDTVNADTDLDSYCGGLYSGWKLGRFDVDGGASWTRNRYGTERAIQLADGTRKATSSHDGDEISAWLGGAYHWLRLGAFELQPMASLQYAYYDGESFDEKGADTFNLHVRGTDAHSIASRLGLRLSSAFSYEKQHITTEVRVEWAHEFGEINRQVSANFAGVETFTVDGIEPERDAAIIGLGVANNFTDHLSMFVNGDVELRDDFNGWQIAAGMQGSF, encoded by the coding sequence ATGAAAACCACCGTTTTGAAAAAGTGGGGGCTGGTCTTATCGGCCTGCCTGCTGTGGGCCGCTCCGGCGGCGGCCGTCGGAAACTACACGACCATTTTTTCGGAGAGTTTTGACGACAGTCCCTTCGTCGACCGGGGCTGGACCACCCAGGATCTGCAGGGCAGCGGCATGACCTGGAGCTGGTACAGCTCAGTTTCAACATTCCGCCTGTCGAGCGACATCAGCTCCGGTGGCGTGGTTGGGGCCGATTCCGACGTTCATTACAACTATTACTGGGATGCGGCGCTTGTTTCGCCCGCCATCGACCTTGGCGCCGCGCGCGAGGTCATCCTGAGGTTTGCCGGGAATTTTCAGACTTTTGCTCTATCAGATAGAGCATTTCTTGATATCAGCACCGACAGCGGCGCCACCTGGACCAATCTGGCAACCAAAAACAGCGACGACCCTGCCGGCGGGCTTCTTCAAGAATTTTTTCTGAACGACTATCTGGGGCAGACGGTACAACTGCGCTGGCGCTATGTCACCGGCGGCACCTGGGAGTGGTTCTGGTACCTGGATAACATCCTGGTGTACGCCATGCTGGGGGTCGAGTTTCCGTTTGCACCCGCCACCGCCAACCAGGCGGCGATTCTCGCCAGCCTTACAGGGCTGACCGAGGGTGCCGAAGGGCAGACGCTCGATGACCTGCAGGCCCTGGCCGATCTCGGCGATGGCGCGTTTCAACGCGGTCTGGACGCCCTTTCGCCCGAGCCTTACGCCGCGCTGCGCGATGTCAGCCTGCAGTTGACCCGGCGTTTTGCCGGCATCGCCCGAAGCCGCACCGAACGTCTTGGCGACAGCGCCCGCACCCTGGCCGGCATGCCGCGCCATTATGCCGCTGCCAACAGCGTGATGAGTGATGTGGATTACATCGCTGGCGAAGACAGTAACGGACTGTGGGCACAGCCGTTCCTGCTCAGAGCGGACCAGGACGGCAGCGGTGGCCGTTTCGGCTACCGGCACAACGCCTACGGTTTCGTGCTCGGGTTTGACCGCCGCATCGGCTCCAACGGCCTGGCAGGAGCCTTCTTCGGCTATGGCAACGGTGATGTGCGTTACGACACGGTCAACGCCGATACGGACCTGGACAGCTATTGCGGCGGCCTCTACAGCGGCTGGAAGCTCGGCCGTTTCGATGTCGATGGCGGCGCCTCCTGGACGCGCAACCGCTATGGCACCGAACGCGCCATCCAGCTCGCCGACGGCACCCGCAAAGCCACCTCCAGCCATGATGGGGATGAAATTTCCGCGTGGCTCGGCGGCGCCTACCACTGGCTGCGCCTCGGCGCCTTCGAACTGCAGCCCATGGCCTCCTTGCAGTACGCCTACTACGACGGCGAAAGCTTTGACGAAAAGGGCGCCGACACCTTCAATCTGCATGTCCGGGGCACCGATGCCCACTCCATCGCCTCGCGCCTGGGTTTGCGCCTGAGCAGCGCCTTCAGCTACGAAAAACAGCACATTACCACCGAAGTGCGCGTGGAATGGGCTCATGAATTCGGTGAAATCAACCGCCAGGTCAGCGCCAACTTCGCCGGCGTGGAAACCTTCACGGTAGACGGCATCGAACCGGAACGGGATGCCGCCATCATCGGCCTGGGCGTGGCCAACAATTTCACCGACCATCTGTCCATGTTCGTCAACGGCGACGTCGAGTTGCGGGATGATTTCAATGGCTGGCAGATTGCCGCGGGGATGCAGGGATCGTTCTGA
- a CDS encoding SprT-like domain-containing protein translates to MTQPGRSPFQLGQTVRFMHQGRELSGTVARADRRQVYVLGDDRRVYRLDHEQLVPPTRAPVVQPPPVELPVPAVSPLQFQVGDRVCFRFREKTVAGCIARLNPKRALVVCDNRDEYRVCYALLAREATEGAAQPTPSDDVSRLEAVEQQAGEMLQRHGLKNWRFVFDDATRRAGSCRYGSRTITLSRHLARNAPEAEILDTLLHEIAHALVGPGHNHDAVWRAMAKRLGGSGERCHGLRFAPPRYIVSCRNGCWVATAERRRRHVVCKRCKGEVVFETFTQERWQQCCPDR, encoded by the coding sequence ATGACCCAACCAGGCAGATCTCCCTTCCAGCTCGGGCAGACCGTCCGCTTCATGCATCAGGGCCGCGAACTTTCCGGCACCGTGGCGCGTGCCGATCGGCGGCAGGTGTATGTCCTCGGCGACGACCGCCGCGTTTACCGGCTTGACCACGAACAGCTGGTGCCGCCTACCCGGGCACCCGTGGTGCAGCCTCCTCCTGTTGAGCTTCCGGTCCCCGCGGTTTCCCCCCTGCAGTTTCAGGTCGGCGACCGGGTGTGTTTCCGGTTCCGCGAGAAAACCGTCGCCGGCTGTATTGCGCGGCTCAATCCCAAACGGGCGCTGGTGGTGTGCGACAACCGCGACGAATACCGCGTTTGCTATGCGCTGCTGGCGCGCGAGGCAACGGAAGGAGCGGCGCAACCAACCCCTTCGGACGATGTCTCGCGGCTGGAGGCTGTCGAACAGCAGGCTGGAGAGATGCTCCAGCGCCACGGCCTGAAGAACTGGCGTTTTGTTTTTGACGACGCCACGCGTCGCGCCGGCAGCTGCCGGTACGGCAGCAGGACCATCACCCTGTCGCGGCATCTGGCGCGCAATGCCCCCGAGGCTGAAATTCTCGATACCCTGCTGCACGAAATCGCCCACGCCCTGGTCGGGCCCGGGCACAACCACGATGCCGTATGGCGTGCCATGGCCAAACGGCTTGGCGGCAGCGGGGAGCGTTGCCATGGTCTGCGCTTCGCGCCGCCACGTTACATCGTAAGCTGCCGCAACGGCTGCTGGGTCGCCACCGCCGAACGCCGCCGGCGTCATGTAGTGTGCAAGCGCTGCAAGGGAGAGGTGGTGTTCGAGACCTTTACGCAAGAGCGCTGGCAGCAATGTTGTCCCGACCGCTAG